A stretch of the Xiphias gladius isolate SHS-SW01 ecotype Sanya breed wild chromosome 19, ASM1685928v1, whole genome shotgun sequence genome encodes the following:
- the si:dkey-1k23.3 gene encoding heat shock protein beta-1, protein MSEQAKTELSCGEYGRGGPWSPQRKWWQSSRLFNQDVGLPPFLEPGDAWWMNVDWLQRSLAASAWPGYMPAPLFVPYISGSMHHPGQKISKEQFKWRVSLDVAHFSASEISLSVIDGFLEIGGKHEERPDEHGFIARCFTRKYRLPAEIDATKIMSTLSVDGILTVEAPVPETSVPAASIIPIKVEMEATGEEEEKHEKEETPETDPDSSRAPEAPELPSAEDHGEEPPLEVHGDQAHPDGATFGLQQQEERREKEEETHEEPAGESHPSASADGKGTESPQDSSKHHEAPESQESPDTDASKQPEHKEPAVDEEIQVMAGSVDAAEEITQPEEPELGKSPLSEVPSQELEVPDIKQEHTE, encoded by the exons ATGAGTGAACAGGCCAAAACAGAGCTGTCATGTGGGGAGTATGGCAGGGGTGGACCCTGGTCCCCCCAGAGAAAATGGTGGCAGTCCAGCCGGCTTTTCAATCAGGATGTTGGCCTGCCGCCTTTCCTGGAGCCGGGGGACGCTTGGTGGATGAATGTGGACTGGCTCCAGAGGAGCTTGGCAGCCTCTGCCTGGCCAGGGTACATGCCCGCTCCGCTGTTTGTGCCCTACATCTCTGGGTCGATGCATCACCCCGGCCAGAAGATTAGTAAGGAGCAGTTCAAGTGGAGGGTCAGCCTGGACGTGGCTCACTTCTCTGCCTCGGAGATTTCTCTCAGCGTCATAGATGGATTCCTGGAGATTGGAG GAAAACACGAGGAGAGGCCAGACGAGCATGGATTTATTGCCAGATGTTTTACAAGGAAATACAG GCTCCCAGCTGAGATTGACGCTACCAAAATCATGTCCACGCTTTCTGTTGATGGTATCCTGACTGTGGAAGCTCCAGTTCCTGAAACCTCTGTTCCTGCTGCCAGCATCATTCCCATAAAG GTGGAGATGGAGGCTactggagaagaagaagaaaaacatgagaagGAAGAAACCCCTGAAACAGACCCGGATAGTAGCAGAGCACCAGAGGCTCCAGAGCTTCCGTCTGCAGAAGATCATGGGGAGGAGCCTCCACTAGAGGTCCATGGTGATCAGGCCCACCCTGACGGTGCCACATTTGGGcttcagcagcaggaagagaggagggaaaaggaggaggagacccATGAAGAGCCAGCTGGAGAGTCCCACCCTTCAGCGTCTGCAGATGGCAAAGGCACAGAGAGTCCTCAAGATTCTTCTAAGCACCATGAAGCCCCGGAAAGCCAAGAAAGCCCAGATACGGACGCGTCCAAACAGCCGGAACACAAAGAACCAGCCGTGGATGAAGAGATCCAGGTAATGGCAGGCTCAGTGGACGCTGCCGAGGAGATCACCCAGCCCGAGGAGCCGGAGCTGGGCAAAAGTCCACTGAGCGAGGTTCCGAGCCAGGAGCTGGAGGTTCCCGACATAAAACAAGAACACACCGAGTAG